TAAGGAAAATACTATAACAGTAATGTCCATCAATAAAGAAAATACTCACCGTATAATGTTGGCACTTGAAAAACGTTGTAGCTATCTGTCGGTTGGCTAAAAATCTTTCATTGCCATCAAAatctaaaaagtaaaacaatatttaataagtTGTATGCCTAAATATAAAGCACGTATGTCGGTATTGCAATAATACTTACTGGCTCATTCTCCACCCACAAGCTTTCGAACTCCTTTTCAAATTTGGTGACAATATTTGAATGCGATGTAACAATAACGCTTTCGTGGTTGGAAACCATGGCTTGAGTAGACCAATTCAATGAACCAGACATTACAAAACCCCTAACAGGCTTAGATTTTGGctgtttaaatgtattttttgcatTTTGCGCATGAATATTTAACTTCTCGGCGTAGGACTTCAAAATACTTTTCCGCTTGATGGCTTTAGGCCCATCAATGATGCAAAACTTGTGATGCATGAGGATAGTTTTTTTGCTTGTTTGTACTTGGATAAAACCTGTAATCATGatgaaattatgaattaaagaagaaatttatgcaataaattttaattttctatataACATTCAGAAGTTCAACTCAGAAGTATTCAGCGGCGGAGGGCAGGCgtcttagtacggctttgaaatagactgcgctgggcgccatcccactcgtgtcATACAGAGTActgggggcggaaggcaagaaataaaccactgccttatttttccctaaaaagtagcatggagaatgctacatcgacaagagcgtagctcttaaattattgatgacTCAGAAGTTATACTTACTGAATTCCTTCAACTTTTTGATTTGTGAAGGTGGTGTATGTGCCATATCACTGTCAACTACAATCCTCACTAGAACATGACGCTGTCCCAATCTTATGATTTGTTCTGTAATTTCGCTGCTCGTAATCAAATACATACAGACGTCTAGCGTTTCTCGTGCTGACTTTATGTACTTGATTAGTTTGAAACAGTTCAGTTCCCGACTCTCACATATTGTTATATCTTTGTTGGGTGGGACTCGTATCGTATGGCGTACGACGTCGTCGGAAAATAATATCACGTCATTAATTTCACGATTCTTGTAGTTCAGAATTTCACTGCATGAGTCGTCATTCTTCTCAATTTCAGTTAATTTATAGTTCTTGTAGAAGTATTTGTACAATTTTTTCGCGACTTGAGAAGCGACTACAACAGCGGCTGTCGAAGCTAAAATAACTTTTGCACTTTTCCAATCCATGGTTATAGTT
This sequence is a window from Pectinophora gossypiella chromosome 14, ilPecGoss1.1, whole genome shotgun sequence. Protein-coding genes within it:
- the LOC126372802 gene encoding mitochondrial cardiolipin hydrolase-like, which encodes MDWKSAKVILASTAAVVVASQVAKKLYKYFYKNYKLTEIEKNDDSCSEILNYKNREINDVILFSDDVVRHTIRVPPNKDITICESRELNCFKLIKYIKSARETLDVCMYLITSSEITEQIIRLGQRHVLVRIVVDSDMAHTPPSQIKKLKEFSFIQVQTSKKTILMHHKFCIIDGPKAIKRKSILKSYAEKLNIHAQNAKNTFKQPKSKPVRGFVMSGSLNWSTQAMVSNHESVIVTSHSNIVTKFEKEFESLWVENEPILMAMKDF